The nucleotide window GGGATAAAGGGAGCCAGTTTGGGCCGCTCGGCAATTATGACGGTATCGGCGTTGCCCAGGCGATAGCCCGCCCTTTTAACCATACGATAAACCTCTTGTAAAAGACACAGGCTGTCGGCATCTTTGTAGCGGGGGTCGCCCGGAGGAAAGTGGCCGCCTATGTCCCCCAGGGCCGCTGCCCCCAGCAGGGCGTCGGCCAGGGCGTGAAGAAGTACATCGGCATCCGAGTGTCCTTCCAACCCAAGATCGTGAGGGATCGTCACGCCCCCCAGAATTAAAGGGCGATGTGGCACAAAACGATGGACGTCAAAACCGCAGCCTATCCGCAACTCCATTCACCCGCCAGGATAGCCCGGGCCAGGATCATATCGCCGGGCGTGGTGATTTTTATATTTATCTCTTCCCCGTAGACTAAACGCACCGGGTATCCGGCCTTTTCCACCAGGGACGCGTCGTCGGTGGCCGTCCAGCCGTTTTCCTTCGCTTTGCTGTAGGCGTCGACAAGCCATTCCCGGCGAAAGACCTGGGGCGTCTGCACCGACCACAGCCCCTCCCGCACCAGGGTGGCGGTTACTATACCTTCTTCATTTCCCCGTTTAATAGTTTCTTTGACCGGCAGGGCCGCCACGGCGGCTCCGGTTTTCCCGGCGGCGTCGACCACCCGTGCCAAAAGGGCCAGACTTAAAAAAGGCCGTGCACCGTCATGCACGGCCACCCATTCCGCCGGCGGGGCTACCGCTTTAAGACCGGCGGCAACGGAATCCT belongs to Moorella humiferrea and includes:
- the ispD gene encoding 2-C-methyl-D-erythritol 4-phosphate cytidylyltransferase, with protein sequence MPFLSFIIAAAGQGRRMGAGGNKVYMPLGDKPVLAYSLAVVEASPLVDEVIIVTRGEDIHLCREIVAAGPFRKVKEIVAGGEERQDSVAAGLKAVAPPAEWVAVHDGARPFLSLALLARVVDAAGKTGAAVAALPVKETIKRGNEEGIVTATLVREGLWSVQTPQVFRREWLVDAYSKAKENGWTATDDASLVEKAGYPVRLVYGEEINIKITTPGDMILARAILAGEWSCG
- the ispF gene encoding 2-C-methyl-D-erythritol 2,4-cyclodiphosphate synthase; translated protein: MELRIGCGFDVHRFVPHRPLILGGVTIPHDLGLEGHSDADVLLHALADALLGAAALGDIGGHFPPGDPRYKDADSLCLLQEVYRMVKRAGYRLGNADTVIIAERPKLAPFIPQMRERIAKALEVPIDSISIKATTTEGLGFTGREEGIAAQASVLLLDSDAMPAV